The following coding sequences lie in one Saccharopolyspora hordei genomic window:
- a CDS encoding putative bifunctional diguanylate cyclase/phosphodiesterase — protein sequence MGSTQSELPDDRAVQASAAKALTSEDMRDYAIFSLDAQGNVVSWNTGAQRIKGYTSEEIIGRHFSIFYPPDQVEAGYPDWELEQAARDGFFIDRGWRVRKDGSRFWAHVVVTATRAPDGSLYGFIKMTRDEGGVHARHQRSRRQFSDLFELASTGIALFDNDGRFLDANQALSDLLRYRLSELRTKTDRDIVHGSDPDGSGLLPSTSPLTTPGGLGEPIPHRVLARADGQPVLCEVHSKPSVSEEGGPVWLAIFNDVTEQVQHLETLRYQAMHDETTGLLNRRGFEEVTASMAEAAGGGQAAVLFCDLDNFKRINDALGHEAGDELLTAVAARLNESLPPKCTAARLYADQFVVACPDVEASGGLEALTAQVTDLFRMVVPLREWRVHVSASVGAAVLDRETSLSEVLRAGEAAMIEDRARGQGRASGALLPVQADSEQIQLEQDLREAIDEDRLGLHYQPIVDSTGHVVLAEALLRWTHPEYGRIPPDIVLRIAERGGLLADLDRSVLHRALRESSRWKGPGGRPVGVTVNVAGLHPNQVSFVDEITTALRDTGTDPDRLVIEMLETVIAELSPQARAAMGDLVDSGVRFAIDDFGTGYSSLSRLSELPAQVIKLDREFVGGICIDPTDLGITRAVAELARTMERFCIAEGVETPNQYHLLRSIGMDAYQGYLFSAPLPPADFEAFLTTTPLNWTSR from the coding sequence ATGGGTTCGACGCAGTCAGAACTTCCCGACGACCGAGCGGTGCAGGCGAGCGCGGCCAAGGCCCTCACCTCGGAGGACATGCGCGACTACGCGATCTTCTCGCTGGACGCCCAGGGGAACGTGGTCAGCTGGAACACGGGCGCGCAGCGCATCAAGGGCTACACCAGCGAAGAGATCATCGGCAGGCACTTCTCGATCTTCTACCCGCCTGACCAGGTCGAGGCCGGGTACCCGGACTGGGAGCTGGAGCAGGCGGCGCGGGACGGCTTCTTCATCGACCGGGGCTGGCGGGTGCGCAAGGACGGCAGCCGCTTCTGGGCGCACGTGGTCGTCACCGCCACGCGCGCGCCCGACGGCAGCCTGTACGGGTTCATCAAGATGACCCGGGACGAGGGCGGCGTGCACGCGCGCCACCAGCGGTCGCGGCGTCAGTTCAGCGACCTGTTCGAGCTCGCCTCCACCGGCATCGCCCTGTTCGACAACGACGGCCGGTTCCTCGACGCCAACCAGGCGCTGTCCGACCTGCTCCGCTACCGCCTCTCCGAGCTGCGCACCAAGACCGACCGCGACATCGTGCACGGCAGCGACCCCGACGGGAGCGGCCTGCTGCCGAGCACGTCACCGCTGACCACGCCGGGCGGCCTCGGCGAGCCGATCCCGCACCGGGTGCTGGCCCGCGCCGACGGCCAACCCGTGCTGTGCGAGGTGCACAGCAAGCCGTCGGTGAGCGAAGAGGGCGGCCCGGTGTGGCTGGCGATCTTCAACGACGTCACCGAGCAGGTCCAGCACCTGGAGACCCTGCGTTACCAGGCCATGCACGACGAGACCACCGGCCTGCTCAACCGCCGGGGCTTCGAGGAGGTGACCGCGTCGATGGCCGAGGCCGCCGGGGGCGGCCAGGCGGCGGTGCTGTTCTGCGACCTCGACAACTTCAAGCGCATCAACGACGCGCTGGGGCACGAGGCCGGGGACGAGCTGCTCACCGCGGTCGCCGCGCGCCTCAACGAATCGCTGCCGCCGAAGTGCACCGCAGCGCGGCTGTACGCCGACCAGTTCGTCGTCGCCTGCCCCGACGTGGAGGCCAGCGGGGGCCTGGAGGCCCTCACCGCGCAGGTCACCGACCTGTTCCGGATGGTCGTGCCGTTGCGGGAGTGGCGGGTGCACGTCTCCGCCTCGGTCGGCGCCGCGGTGCTCGACCGCGAGACGTCCCTGAGCGAGGTCCTGCGCGCCGGGGAGGCGGCGATGATCGAGGACCGCGCGCGCGGCCAGGGACGTGCCAGCGGTGCGCTCTTGCCCGTCCAGGCCGACTCCGAGCAGATCCAGCTGGAGCAGGACCTGCGCGAGGCCATCGACGAGGACCGCCTGGGGCTGCACTACCAGCCCATCGTGGACAGCACCGGGCACGTGGTGCTGGCCGAGGCGCTGCTGCGCTGGACCCACCCCGAGTACGGACGGATCCCGCCCGACATCGTGCTGCGCATCGCCGAACGCGGTGGGCTGCTGGCCGACCTGGACCGGTCCGTGCTGCACCGGGCCCTGCGCGAGTCGTCCCGGTGGAAGGGGCCGGGCGGCCGCCCGGTCGGCGTCACGGTCAACGTGGCCGGCCTGCACCCCAACCAGGTGTCCTTCGTCGACGAGATCACCACGGCGCTGCGCGACACCGGCACCGACCCCGACCGCCTCGTCATCGAGATGCTCGAGACCGTCATCGCCGAGCTCTCCCCGCAGGCCCGCGCAGCCATGGGCGACCTCGTCGACAGCGGGGTCCGCTTCGCCATCGACGACTTCGGCACCGGCTACTCCTCGCTGTCCCGGCTGAGCGAGCTGCCGGCGCAGGTCATCAAGCTGGACCGCGAGTTCGTCGGCGGCATCTGCATCGACCCCACCGACCTCGGCATCACCCGCGCGGTGGCGGAACTGGCCCGGACCATGGAGCGGTTCTGCATCGCCGAGGGCGTCGAGACGCCGAACCAGTACCACCTGCTGCGGTCCATCGGCATGGACGCCTACCAGGGCTACCTGTTCTCCGCCCCGCTGCCCCCGGCGGACTTCGAGGCCTTCCTCACCACCACCCCGCTGAACTGGACCAGCCGCTGA